The region atttattattattatttaactaGTAAAAGTATAAGtacttttaatatttaatttatattattatttaatatttaatttatattattatttattatatatccCTCATTTTTTGCACCTGAACCGTTTCTCTCCAAATTGCACTCTAATATTGATTGTATCATCAAACTATATTCCTCAAATAAGATTTTACTAGAGTATGGTGAATACGAGATCATCAAATTCTAGAAACAAAATATTatctaatttaataaaataattaccaAAAATGATTACAAAAACAATGACcactttttccaaataaaataaacACAACAACAGGTACATGCAGCATATATcacaaaaattttaaattataaacatTATTGTTACTAATGGAAAAAAACCAAACAAATTCTAGAAACAAAATagtataaaaattaataaaataatttatataaatttattacACACACAATGAATACtttttcaaccaaaaaaaaaacataataactattaaaaaaattCTATCACAAAAGTTACATTCAACATATATCACAAAATTTCAAATTATAAACATTATTGTCACTAATACAAATAAAAACAACTAAACCACATTTTATAAACAAAATAGTATAAAAATTCTAAAatgttataaattaaattataaaaaattatttttagaaacacAATgattactatttaaaaaaaaatacacaaaaactactaaacaaaattctataaataaatccATGGTTGCAAAAATGTCACTAATTGGTAAACAATAAACACAACAAAAGTTACATTCAACATATATcacaaaatttcaaaattataaacattattGTTACTAATGCATATAAAATCAACTAAACAAGTTCTAGAAACAAAATagtataaaaattaataaaatcatttatataaatttattagaCACACAATGAATACCttttcaacaaaacaaaaaaaacacaATATCTACTAAACAAAATTCTATAAATATATCCATAGTTACAAAATGTTACAAAGCGGTAACAATAAAAACAACAAAagttacattaaacatatatcataaaatttcaaaattatcACTAATACAAATAAAAGCAACTAAACACACATTTTATAAACAAAATagtataaaaattataaaatcttATAAAACTATAAACAATTAttataaaattgtttttagaCACACAATGgctactatttaaaaaaaatacacaatAACTACTAAACAAAATCCTATAAATAAATCCTGGTTACAAAAATGTTACTAATTGGTAAACAATAAACACTACAAAAATGTTACTAAAATGGAGATAGCAAAAAATATTCCATTTAAATTCAAAACCtcatttgaaatattttattctgtttaaatttattattttaaaaggtcgcatattttaatatattttactaaTAAAATAGATATATCCAtaaataattaatgttgtttgatatatgtaatattttaataaaagtaGTATATAGGTGTAAAAACCCTCCTAAAATATACTTTGGTCTTAGCTTGGAGAAGGTTTGGGCCTTATATAGATTAATGGAATGATTACATCTCCCAccgtaatataaaaaaaaaatttgttttatatgatatgtttaataaattacaaaaatacggagcCCCAAccgtatatatacatatatatatattgacatttgttttaatttttttttgtcttttaattCAAGCATACGGTTTTCCCAATCATTTTTTTTACCTTTgttttaataataaaagtaataataattatagttacTATATTAGAGGCGTGCGACtagttttctctctccccatGGGGAGGCATAAGAAAACTGCTCATAAGCCTGGTCCCAGATCATCTCCGATTGTGAGTAGCACAGTCAAGAATCTTCATGAAGGAGTGGAGGAAAAGACGAAGTGAGGGGGGATCCCCCGGAGGAGATCTTTGCTGATACGGTGGATGTATTTCCAGAGGTTAGGGAGGACCAATTACTAGTGGATTGCGAACTGTCCAAATCTGGGAATATATCTGGTTCTAGGTCGTGGGCAAATGAAGCAGAGGAGAAAGATTTCCAGGAATTAGCTAAGGAAAAGTGGTCCAAGTTTCAGGATTCTTTTGCAGCTCAGGGTGGTGCTTGGCTTAAATATGAGGAACCCCTGGTCCGAGAAGGGAAGTTGATAGCTCAAGTAGATAAGGAGGAGATAGAAGTGGAAGCATCCTTTTGGCAATCAGCTATGGTATGTGTGTGTTTTAGGTGCTAATCCTCCTTTAGCTGTGTTTGAAGGATTTATTAATCACATATGGGGCAAGTTGGGAATAGAGAGAATTGCTCGTATAAATGCGGGTCATACTCTAGTCAAATTTAGGGATGAAGCTACTCGAGATATGGTCTTGGAAGCAGGAGTAGTTCACTTTGACAGAAAACCTGTTTTACTGAGGCCTTGGTCGACAGATCTAGATAAGATGAGGTTGGTGAAATCAGTTCCGGTTTGGATTCGACTACCAGACTTGGGTCTCCAGTATTGGGGTCTTAAAAGTCTGAGTGCTCTTGTTAGCACAATAGGTAAGCCTATGATGATGGATAAGGTTACTAAGGATAAGTCAATGGTGAAATTTGTTAGAGTTCTTGTGGATGTAGAAATATTTGATCGTATCCCTCAATGTATCAAATTTATCAATGAACGAGGTCAATTGATGGAATAGGCTGTAGAATTTGAATGGCTTCCCACCCGTTGCTCGTGTTGTAAGGGTTTAGACCATATTGCTTCTAGTTGTAAACATGCTTAGGAGGCAGTCTGGAAGCCAAAGCAGAAGGTTACTAGTACTGATAAAGGGGAACCTAGGGGATCTTTTGATCTGTGTGATCCAGTTAATGAGGCTAGGTCAAAGGATTCTCACCAGTTGGTAGCTGGAAAGGATGCTCAGAAGGCTGGTAGGGGTGAACAGTTGGCTGTTAAGGGAGATTTGAAGGCTGGAAAGACAACACAGACTGTTGCAGTTAAGGAAGCAAGTTGTTCCATGACAGGGCAGGTGATGATTTGGTCTACCCCTAAAAAAGTGGGAGGTTCAAGGAAAAATGTATCAACTGATTTGACATTGAGATCTAACAAATATAGTATTTTGCAGGAGAATCAGATAGAGGCTTCAAAGAAGAGTTTGCACGAGATTCAAAAATCTAATGGAGGGGTGTAACTTACTGTGTTGGAACATTAGGGGTTTAAATAGTAGGAATAAGCAAAGGTCTCTGTTAGATTTTTGTAATGTTAATAAAATCGGTTTAGGTGTTTTTCTTGAAACTAAATTGAAAAGTAATAAGGTTGAGGAGATGATGAAGAATGTCTTTTTTGGTTGGAATTGGTATAGTAGTCTAGCTGTGGAAGGAAGAATATTGTTAGTTTGGAAAGATGATATAGTTAATGTTAATGTTACTCAGGAAATGGACCAGCTTATAAATTGTGAAGTGAAGATCAAGGGAGTTTTTCAAAAAGTTTGCTTGTCTTTTGTGATGGTAGAAACTCAGTGGAGGAGAGGAAAGGTCTTTGGTCTCAATTAGCCTTACCTTAGTTTACTGTTATGCCTTGGTTGGGTGTTGGGGATTTCAATGCTATCTTTGAATTTGATGATCGTATTGGGGGCAGATTGGTTGCTGAAATGGAAGTGGAAGATAGTCGTCTATGGAGGGCTAAAACTATGTTGACTGAATTACGTTCGAGTGGTTCTTTCTTTACTTGGTCTAACAAGCAAAAGGAAGGATCAAGAATCTTCTTTAAATTGGACAGAATTTTTATAAAGGAACTGTGGCTTGATGCCTTTCCTGAGTCAGAAGCTCGAATTATCTAGGATACAATTTCTGATCATTGTTATTGTATCATCAAAACAGTTCATTTTTAGGTGTCAGGGATCAGACCTTTCATATATTATAATATGTGGGCTAATCACAAGGATTTTCAGAGTATAGTCCTTGAAAACTGGTCTAAACCGACTGGTGGTTATGGATTGCAGCAGATCATACAAAAGTTAAGGAGGCTCAAACCTATTTTATACCAGTTTAATATGAAGCAATAGTAGGAGATGTTGTCCAGCAATATGCTGCTGCTAAGCAGAAGTATGAGATGGCCCAGCTCTTGTTGCAGCAGTATCCTTCTTCGAGTAGGTTGCAGCAGGATGAGAAAGAGGCGTCTATTGACTATGATAGTAAGTCCAGAATGTATGAGAGTTTCCTTCGTCAAAAGAGCAAAATTAATTGGCTTAGATTTGGTGATGAGAACACAGCTTACTTTCATGCTAGTCTTAAACAAATGAGGATTAGGAACCGAATCACTTGTTTTATGAATGAAGAGGGTTAGATTGTTGAGACTTATACAGAGGTTATTGCTCATTTTTACAACCATTTTAAAGGCTTTCTTGGTAAGAATAGTACAGCAACAAGTCGGGTTGATCTGAAGTGTTTCCAGCAGGGGTCAGTCTTGACTTTGGAGCAACAAATTGATTTGATTCAGCCTTTTACTAAGAAGGATGTTAAGAGATCATTATTTAGTATCCCCTCAATCAAGAGCCCGAGTCCAGATGGTTTTGGCTCAGGTTTCTACAAAGCCCTTTGGAAAGATATAGGGGAAGAAATCTCTGAGGTGATTTTGATATTTTTTGAGTGTGGTGATATACCTTCCGAGATGAATGGGACAATCTTATCTCTTATTCCTAAGGTAGATTCTCCTACTACAGCTGCTGATTATAGACCTATAGCCTGCTGTAATACactttataaatgtatttctaaGATGCTTTGTTTCCTGTTGGCTAAAATTCTTCCTATCATTATCCATCAAAATCAAGGAGCCTTTATAAAGAATAGCCAGCTTGCTCTAATATTTTAATTCTTCAAGATTTACTTCATGGCTATACTAGGAAGAATATTTCTCCCCGGTGTTTGATAAAAATTGATCTTAGTAAGGCTTATGATTCTATTGATTGGGTTTTTTTTGGAGGATATTATGACAACTTTTTGCTTTCCTAGAAGGTTTATTCAATGGATAATGATTTGCTTGACGGGTACATCATATACTCTTATGTTGAATGGGAGATTACAAGGAAGTTTTGAAGGGAGGAAAGGTTTAAGACAAGGAGACCTAATCTCTCCTCTGCTTTTTGTGCTGGTCATGGAGTATCTCACTAGGCTTCTTAAGCAAGTTTCTCATCATAGGGAGTTTAGATTTCATCCCATGTGTAAGCATTTGCAGCTTGTTAATCTGTGTTTTGCAGATGATCTGATTTTGTTTTGTAAGGGGAATATTAGATCAGTTCAGATTTTATTTGAAGGTTTTTCCAGGTTCAGCCAGTGTTCAGGGCTAACTGCTAATCtgaataaatcccaaatattctTTGGGGGTGTGTCAGCTGATCTCAAGAATATTATTCTGAGTTATGTTGCTCTTGGTGAGGGGAGTTTTCCTTTGAAGTATTTGGGGGTTTCTCTGAGACCTACGAGATGGCTAGTAGCTGATTGTGGTGAGATTATCAAGAAAATTCAGGCTAGGCTCCATGTTTGGGCAAGTAGACATTTATCCTTTGCGGGGAGAACTCAACTGATTTTTTCTGTATTACTAGGCATTCGAAATTACTGGATGAATATTTTTATGCTTCCTTATAGTGTCATTCAAGAAATTGACAGTTTGTGTCGGGATCCAAAGACAATCGCAGTAAGTTTCATTGTTCTCCTTGGTCTCAGGTTTGTTTTCCTAAATCATAGGGTGGTCTGGGTTTTAAGGAGGGTTCTAATTGGAACAAAGTTCTTTTGGCCAAATTTATTTGGGCTTTGTCTTCTAAGCAAGATGTGTTGTGGGTGAAGTGGATTGATGAGATTTATCTTAAAGGTCAAACTTTCTGGTCTTATAAACTGAAAACTGATGTTAGTTGGTATTGGCGTAAATTATGCTATCTGAGAGAGATGTTTTCTGAAGCGGAGTTGGTGGATTCGTCTGTGAATGGTAAGCTGAATTTGAAGGTTCTATAAAGTAACTGGCTTCAGAGGGACCTGGTTGCTTTTGCTAAGGCAGTGTGGTGTAGTCTCACTGTCCCTAAGCATCGTTTTATTCTTTGGCAATCGGCTCTTGACCATTTGTTGGCTAGAGATAGCTTGATTCAATGCCAGATTTCTGTTGACTCTAATCTGTGTCTGGTTTGTGAGAGAGTTGAGGAATCTCATCTGCATTTATTCTTCGACTGTGTCTTTTCTCAACAAGTTTGAGAGTTGATTAAAACTTGGTTAGGTCCTGGTATTTGGTCGAAGCAGTTTGATGATTGGAAGAAGTGGTTAGATGGGAAGCCTAAAAATATTATGCATCGCATTGCTGTAGCTTCCTTGGTAGCAGCTGTCTATTGTATTTGGTGTAATAGAAACTCCTGCATTTTTGCTCATTCCTCATCGCTTAGATAGTATGATTAAATTGAGTTTGAAAGCTAGATTACTTGGTAGGTTGAGTCAAAAAGTTATGGACAAGAATAGATCTCTTGCTGAGTTTGTTAGGAAGATGTAAGCTGGTGTTctttttgctttgtctttgaACTAGTTGATGTAATTTTGTTTTGGTGCAATATATTCTtcgttttgataaaaaaaataattatagttattatcttcaataaaataaatatatttattaatattaaatttaatatttatacaattactcaaaaaataaataaatatttatacaagttacaatatgttgttaattaaaattaatattaataactatatgttacaatatatagttgaagataatcacaatattattattctttataaaaatattatatatattttttaaatcatagctaGTTAAATCTCAACACTCAATATTAAACCAAAATTATAATCTAatccaagtttcaagttttgttacaaaaatatatttaaagttaaaaaaatagttttgtaaatctttgtaataatcatgttaaataaatttataaatatttatgtaaatgtgagttacaaaaatgcaaaacttgttttaaaaaaatattgtatttcaccactatattcaataaagtgttttataaataataaatatattaaatttatatttttaagttgtatatcataaatatgatggttcatgtaatttttgttacaataTTGTAAAAATATGGAAACGTATAATATTtgtatgtatattttgtttatgattttttaactataaaatatttctgtaaatgttagttacaaaaatatatttcttagttgtaaaactagatttgtaaaccattgttacaaaaataaaaaaaattagttatgaatttatttgtaaattttatctacaaaaaaaaaaaatctacaattctataactgattttgtaaatattatttacaaacatataacatatatttaCAAGTTTataacaaaaatttactaatttGTAAACGTTAAtgacaaaaaattatattttataatttttatttatgattttgtcactctgtatttacacttttgccattttgtgtttttatcaaaaaatttcgaattttttgtaatgcaccgtattttcgagatttttttttttttttgtaacttttagTGTATTTTTGCATATTTCATAAGTAATACTCCAAGTTCTCTAGTCCTACCAGGCTTAAAATCTGACCCGTACCCGAATTACGTCCTAAAACCCTTAAACCCTTCAACGAAAAGAAAGAACACTATTTTCTCCGGCTACCGCCATAGCAGAGTAGCAGAAGCAGCAAAGCCATGGTGAAATCCTACTTAAGGTACGAGCCGGCGTCTGCCTTTGGCGTCATCGCTTCCATCGGATCAAACGTCGCCTACGACAGCTCTGGGAAGCACCTTCTCGCCCCTGCCCTCGAGAAGGTCGGGGTTTGGCATGTACGACAAGGCGTCTGCATCAAAACCCTAGACCCATCTGCGTATTCTCGTGGTCCTTCCCTCGGCGTCACCGCCATCGCTGTCGACGCCTCGCATTCATCTCTGGTAAGGTTTTGATTGTAGCTTCTTAATGTTATGTTCTGTTCTGTTTGCTGCCGGGAGTGAATTTAGGGTTAATTGCAGGTAGCGATTGGGTATGCAGATGGAAGTATTAgaatttgggattttgagaaAGGAACCTGTGAAACGACATTGAATGGGCATAAAGGGGCTGTGACTGTTATTCTGTACAACAAGCTTGGGTCTTTGCTTGCATCTGGGAGTAAAGATAACGATGTTATACTATGGGATGTAGTTGGTGAGACTGGTCTTTTTCGCCTCCGGGGGCATCGAGACCAGGTATGTTTATACAGATTCTTAATGAATATATGTCTTGTTTTCTTTATCTGGTCTGATCCCATTTtattcttttctttactttttatttttgtttggtgTTACTATTTTTTGTAGGTAACTGATGTTGTCTTCTTAGATTCCGGTAAGAAACTGGTTAGTTCTTCAAAAGACAAGTTTTTGAGGGTGTGGGATCTTGAAACACAGCATTGTATGCAAATTGTCGGCGGTCATCATAGTGAGATTTGGTCCATAGACGTTGATCCAGAGGAGAGGTTTTTGGTCACTGGGTCTGCGGACCCGGAGCTTCGATTTTATTCTGTTAAGCATGAGATGGAGGCTGAGCAGTCCGTAGGGCAGTCCGTAGGTAATGTAGATGGAAATGAAGTGGTGAATAATGAGAATTCGTCATCCCAAGATAAATGGAGTGTTCTGAAGAAGTTTGGTGAACTTCAGCGGCAAATCAAGGATAGAGTTGGAACCCTAAGATTCAACAAGTCTGGAAATTTGCTGGCCTGTCAAGTTGCGGGGAAAATTGTAGAAATTTTCCGTGTGTTGGATGAGGCTGAATCTAAGCGTAAAGCAAAACGTAGGCTTCACCGGAAGGAGAAGAAATCTGCCAAAGAAGAGCCAGAGGTAACAGAAAATGGAGAAACGAGTAATGCAACGGGAGAAAAACATATCCCTGTGGTTACAGTCCCAGATGTTTTCAAGCTCATTCAAACTGTTAGAGCTGGCAAAAAGATATCTTCAATTTCGTTCTCTCCAATTACCCCAAAGAGTTCATTGGCTACAATAGCTTTATCATTGAACAATAATCTACTGGAATTCTATTCTATTGACAGCAATGCAGCAAATAAAACACTTGCTATTGATCTTCAGGGACACCGTTCTGATGTAAGAAGTGTTGCACTTAGCTCAGACAACACACTTTTAATGTCAACTAGTCACAATGCAGTGAAGATTTGGAATCCAAGTACTGGTTCTTGCCTCCGGACTATTGATTCTGATTTCGGGCTGTGTGGTTTTATACTTCCTCAGAATAAGTATGGACTGGTTGGAACTAAAGGTGGAAAATTGGAAATAGTTGACATTGGCAGTGGGACTTGCATTGAGGCTGTTGAAGCCCACGGTGGCTCCATTCGTTCCATTGTGGCCATTCCCCATGAAAACGGTTTTGTAACAGGAAGTGCAGATCACGATGTTAAGTTCTGGGAGTATCAAGTTGAACAAAAATCTACTCAAGTAGGTTCATTATAACACTGTCTTCACAGTATTAATCTTAATATTTGAGAAAAATcttggaaatgttatagcattatACTTTGTCAAATGTTAACAATAGCATACAATTTTTGGCATATGTTTGTCATTACCAttgtaaaagtttttttttttcttttaaaatccCATTCTTCATATCAGAATTTATACTGAGATATGTGAGCTGCAGTAGTCGCAATTTTCATATTCGATGGGTTAGTTAGTAACATTTCAGCTATTTAATTTTCAGGGCTCTAAGCACCTTAAGGCATCAAATGTAAGAACTATGAAGATGGACGACGAAGTTCTTGCTGTCGCTGTTAGCCCTGATTCCAAGTATATTGCTGTTGCTCTGTTGGACAATACAGTGAAGGTAAGGCTGATTTGCTATATCCGTTTTTTTTTTTGATTCTTTGTCCTCACAATTTACTTTGATTGAGTACTAATTAAAATTCTTCATTGACTGTAAACAATCACATTTCATTCATTCTCCAGATTGACAAAACATAGTACCTGTTCAAGGGGCTTAATTGAATAGGCTAATGGAAAACTGATTACATTTGtaaaacaaaattttatttaattgcatGAAAGTTTCCTTTGGCAATAGCCAATAGGCAATAATAGCTTCAGCTGAACTTTATTATTTTTGGTACGGTGCCAGTTGCATTAAGATGTTATTGCTAATCTTCTGATACTTGTGTTCCATTTTCCAGGTTTTCTATTTCGATTCGCTCAAATTTTTCCTTTCCTTGTATGGTCACAAATTGCCTGTGCTATGTATGGATATTTCATCAGATGGAGATTTGATTGTAACTGGCTCTGCAGATAAAGATTTGAAAATTTGGGGTTTAGATTTTGGTGATTGTCATAAATCCCTCTTTGCTCATAAAGAGAGGTAATGCTTTCATAAATTGAGCTGTAAAAAATTATTGGCTTTGTTGGTGTTCTGACGAGTGAGGTTCTGCAATGATTATCTGACTGCCTTTTTTACTTGTGCAGCATTACAGCTGTGAAATTTGTACAAAGGACTCATTACCTGTTTAGTGTTGGGAAAGATAACTTAGTAAAATATTGGGATGTGGATAAGTTTGAGTGTCTCTTAACTCTTGAAGGACACCATGCTGATGTTTGGTGTCTTGCTGTCAGTAACCGTGGTGACTTTGTTGTCACGGGATCTCATGACCGTTCTATACGTCGCTGGGACCGTACTGAAGAGCCATTCTTCATTGAGGTAAGTGTTTCTCTTTCCTATGGTTGCACCAAGCCATGATTAATTTACAGAAAATGTTACTCTAGACTCTAGTAAAATGGTATATTTGGATGCACaggaagagaaagaaaaaaggTTGGAAGAGGAGTTAGAGGCCGACCTTGACAATGCATTTGAGAACAGGTATGCTCCCAAGGAGGAAGTTCCAGAGGAGGGAGCTGTTGCTTTAGCAGGGAAGAAATCTAAGGAAACACTTTCTGCAACAGATACAATTATTGATGCTTTGGACATTGCGGAGGTAGAATTGAAGCGACTTACTGATTATGAGGTACGTTTGTGATTAACATTACACAATTCTGTTCTCAAATTTAACATGAAAACTTAAAGGTTGAAACTTTTTTAGTATGAATTATACTGATGATTTTAATGGTTTATTTTGTTATGATCCTTTATTCAATTCAATTAAGTTGCTTTGCCTTGTAATTTTCAGGAGGAGAAAGCGAGGGGAAAAGTTTCTGCGTTCCAGCCAAATGTTCTTTTGCTCGGGTTGTCTCCATCCGAATATATTCTACGAGCAATTTCTAAAGTTCAGACAAGTGATCTAGAACAAACTCTACTGGTATGCATTGCTTATGGTGTGGTTACATTTATGTTTTGGTTGGGCATGTCGCCTGT is a window of Humulus lupulus chromosome 4, drHumLupu1.1, whole genome shotgun sequence DNA encoding:
- the LOC133832877 gene encoding uncharacterized protein LOC133832877 → MGRHKKTAHKPGPRSSPIVSSTVKNLHEGVEEKTKSWANEAEEKDFQELAKEKWSKFQDSFAAQGGAWLKYEEPLVREGKLIAQVDKEEIEVEASFWQSAMLGIERIARINAGHTLVKFRDEATRDMVLEAGVVHFDRKPVLLRPWSTDLDKMRLVKSVPVWIRLPDLGLQYWGLKSLSALVSTIGKPMMMDKVTKDKSMVKFVRVLVDEAVWKPKQKVTSTDKGEPRGSFDLCDPVNEARSKDSHQLVAGKDAQKAGRGEQLAVKGDLKAGKTTQTVAVKEASCSMTGQENQIEASKKSVFLETKLKSNKVEEMMKNVFFGWNWYSSLAVEGRILLVWKDDIVNVNVTQEMDQLINCEVKIKGVFQKVCLSFVMVETQWRRGKVFGLN
- the LOC133831195 gene encoding uncharacterized protein LOC133831195, which translates into the protein MVKSYLRYEPASAFGVIASIGSNVAYDSSGKHLLAPALEKVGVWHVRQGVCIKTLDPSAYSRGPSLGVTAIAVDASHSSLVAIGYADGSIRIWDFEKGTCETTLNGHKGAVTVILYNKLGSLLASGSKDNDVILWDVVGETGLFRLRGHRDQVTDVVFLDSGKKLVSSSKDKFLRVWDLETQHCMQIVGGHHSEIWSIDVDPEERFLVTGSADPELRFYSVKHEMEAEQSVGQSVGNVDGNEVVNNENSSSQDKWSVLKKFGELQRQIKDRVGTLRFNKSGNLLACQVAGKIVEIFRVLDEAESKRKAKRRLHRKEKKSAKEEPEVTENGETSNATGEKHIPVVTVPDVFKLIQTVRAGKKISSISFSPITPKSSLATIALSLNNNLLEFYSIDSNAANKTLAIDLQGHRSDVRSVALSSDNTLLMSTSHNAVKIWNPSTGSCLRTIDSDFGLCGFILPQNKYGLVGTKGGKLEIVDIGSGTCIEAVEAHGGSIRSIVAIPHENGFVTGSADHDVKFWEYQVEQKSTQGSKHLKASNVRTMKMDDEVLAVAVSPDSKYIAVALLDNTVKVFYFDSLKFFLSLYGHKLPVLCMDISSDGDLIVTGSADKDLKIWGLDFGDCHKSLFAHKESITAVKFVQRTHYLFSVGKDNLVKYWDVDKFECLLTLEGHHADVWCLAVSNRGDFVVTGSHDRSIRRWDRTEEPFFIEEEKEKRLEEELEADLDNAFENRYAPKEEVPEEGAVALAGKKSKETLSATDTIIDALDIAEVELKRLTDYEEEKARGKVSAFQPNVLLLGLSPSEYILRAISKVQTSDLEQTLLALPFSDALQLLTYLKEWTSNSDKVELVCRIATVLLQTHYNQLITTPAARPVLTVLKELLYARIKECKDTLGFNLAAMDHLKQMMSSRSDALFKDAKSKLQEIRSQHSKRLEARTETRDEKQRKKKNKK